One genomic window of Mycobacteriales bacterium includes the following:
- a CDS encoding ubiquitin-like protein Pup, whose product MATRDDGGQKSASRRTDDVAEVEEVDTSDVQERHAELTDDVDDILDEIDSVLEQNAEEFVRGYVQKGGE is encoded by the coding sequence ATGGCGACACGTGACGACGGCGGCCAGAAGAGCGCGTCACGCCGGACCGACGACGTGGCCGAGGTCGAGGAGGTCGACACCTCTGACGTCCAGGAGCGGCATGCCGAGCTGACCGATGACGTCGACGACATCCTCGACGAGATCGACAGTGTCTTGGAGCAAAATGCCGAGGAGTTTGTGCGTGGTTACGTTCAAAAAGGGGGAGAATAG
- a CDS encoding endonuclease domain-containing protein has protein sequence MIAEQLDTCAACRKAKPEHVDHDHATGKVRGLLCFNCNQALGNIRDDVYALRGLIRYLDAHNYSRGRPAREEHDLRPLSVVYGGRIRSRGTRVAMRFR, from the coding sequence ATGATCGCTGAGCAACTCGACACGTGCGCCGCGTGTCGTAAGGCCAAGCCCGAGCACGTGGACCATGACCACGCGACCGGCAAAGTCCGTGGCTTGCTCTGCTTCAACTGCAACCAGGCGTTGGGCAACATCCGCGATGACGTCTATGCCCTGCGCGGCCTCATCAGGTATCTCGACGCGCACAACTACAGTCGCGGACGCCCGGCACGCGAGGAACACGACCTTCGACCGCTCAGCGTGGTTTACGGCGGCAGGATCCGTTCTCGCGGGACAAGGGTGGCGATGCGCTTTCGGTGA
- the prcB gene encoding proteasome subunit beta yields the protein MLPGKRAQVMANATPIEAPHGTTIVAVTHTSGVILAGDRRATMGNVIAQRDMEKVFEADEFSAVGIAGTAGVAIELVRLFQVELEHYEKLEGTTLSLEGKANRLSLLIRNNLPMAMQGLAVVPLYAGYDLEADSPERAGRIFSYDVTGGRYEERHFHSVGSGSVYARGALKKLYRDDFTEADAILASVHALYDAADEDSATGGPDLTRRIYPVITTVTADGFRRLGDDEVASITEQVVAERMTSPGGPQAPLH from the coding sequence ATGCTGCCGGGTAAGCGGGCGCAGGTGATGGCGAACGCGACTCCGATCGAGGCGCCGCACGGCACGACGATCGTTGCGGTGACCCACACCAGCGGCGTCATCCTTGCCGGCGACCGCCGCGCGACGATGGGGAACGTCATCGCGCAGCGTGACATGGAGAAGGTCTTCGAGGCAGACGAGTTCTCCGCCGTCGGCATCGCCGGGACCGCGGGCGTCGCGATCGAGCTGGTTCGGTTGTTCCAGGTCGAGCTCGAGCACTACGAGAAGCTCGAGGGCACCACGCTCAGCCTCGAGGGCAAGGCGAACCGGCTCTCGTTGCTGATCCGCAATAACCTGCCGATGGCGATGCAGGGGCTTGCCGTCGTACCGCTCTACGCCGGCTACGACCTCGAGGCGGACTCACCGGAGCGGGCCGGCCGGATCTTCTCCTACGACGTCACCGGCGGCCGGTACGAGGAGCGCCACTTCCACTCGGTGGGCTCCGGGAGCGTCTATGCCCGTGGCGCTTTGAAGAAGCTCTACCGCGACGACTTCACCGAGGCCGACGCGATCCTCGCGAGCGTCCACGCGCTCTACGACGCCGCCGACGAGGACTCCGCCACCGGCGGGCCGGACCTCACCCGCAGGATCTATCCGGTGATCACGACGGTCACCGCCGACGGCTTCCGCCGGCTCGGGGACGACGAGGTGGCCTCGATCACCGAACAGGTCGTCGCGGAGCGGATGACGAGCCCCGGCGGACCGCAAGCCCCGCTCCACTAG
- the prcA gene encoding proteasome subunit alpha yields MTMPFGYVSPEQVMKDRADYARKNIARGRAVLVMSYGGGILFVTENPSSALHKISEIYDRIGFAAVGKYNEFENLRVAGVRMADLRGYSYDRRDVTGRALANTYAQVLGTIFSSGGEKPFEVELTVAEVGDSPAGDQLYRLTYDGSVADEEGVVVMGPAADDIGTVLRENRTDDMDLSAALKLAVRALTSAETEPREISADALEVAILDRARPRRKFRRLRDAAVAEILAG; encoded by the coding sequence ATGACGATGCCCTTCGGCTACGTCTCACCCGAGCAGGTCATGAAGGACCGAGCGGACTACGCCCGCAAGAACATCGCGCGCGGCCGTGCGGTGCTCGTCATGAGCTACGGCGGCGGAATCCTGTTCGTGACCGAGAACCCCTCCAGCGCTCTGCACAAGATCTCCGAGATCTACGACCGCATCGGGTTTGCCGCGGTCGGCAAGTACAACGAGTTCGAGAACCTGCGAGTGGCCGGCGTACGCATGGCCGACCTGCGCGGTTACTCCTACGACCGTCGTGACGTCACCGGCCGCGCGCTCGCGAACACCTACGCCCAGGTGCTCGGCACGATCTTCTCGAGCGGCGGCGAGAAGCCGTTCGAGGTCGAGTTGACCGTCGCCGAGGTGGGCGACTCGCCCGCCGGAGACCAGCTCTACCGGCTGACCTACGACGGCAGCGTCGCCGACGAGGAGGGCGTCGTCGTGATGGGTCCGGCCGCCGACGACATCGGCACGGTGCTGCGCGAGAACCGCACCGACGACATGGACCTCAGCGCTGCGCTGAAGCTCGCCGTCCGGGCTCTCACCTCGGCCGAGACCGAGCCGCGGGAGATCTCCGCGGATGCCCTCGAGGTCGCGATCCTGGATCGGGCCCGCCCGCGTCGTAAGTTCCGCCGGCTCCGTGATGCCGCGGTCGCCGAAATCCTTGCCGGCTAG
- the pafA gene encoding Pup--protein ligase: protein MERRIYGLENEYGVTCTFRGQRRLSPDEVARYLFRRVVSWGRSSNVFLKNGARLYLDVGSHPEYATPECDDVVELVTHDKAGERTLEGLLMDAERRLREEGIAGDIFLFKNNTDSAGNSYGCHENYLVGRHGEFSRLADVLIPFLVTRQIICGAGKVLLTPRGAVYCVSQRAEHIWEGVSSATTRSRPIINTRDEPHADAERFRRLHVIVGDSNMSETTTLLKIGTTDLVLRMIEAGVVMRDLTLENSIRAIREISHDMTGRRTVKLANGREASALDIQQEYFAKARDFVERRGDDATSRRVLELWERTLKAVESQDLSLIDREIDWVIKYQLVERYRAKHGLALSSPRIAQLDLTYHDVNRRRGLYYLLERHGAVDRVTTDLKIFEAKSVPPQTTRARLRGDFIRRAQEKRRDFTVDWVHLKLNDQAQRTVLCKDPFRAVDDRVEKLIASM from the coding sequence GTGGAACGGCGGATCTACGGACTCGAGAACGAGTACGGCGTGACGTGCACGTTCCGCGGCCAGCGCCGGCTGTCACCGGACGAGGTCGCCCGCTACCTGTTCCGTCGGGTGGTCTCCTGGGGTCGCAGCAGCAACGTCTTCCTGAAAAACGGCGCTCGGCTCTACCTGGACGTCGGCTCGCACCCCGAGTACGCGACGCCCGAGTGCGACGACGTGGTCGAGCTCGTCACCCACGACAAGGCGGGGGAGCGCACGCTCGAAGGCTTGCTGATGGACGCCGAGCGCAGGCTGCGTGAGGAAGGCATCGCCGGCGACATCTTCCTGTTCAAGAACAACACCGACTCGGCCGGCAACTCCTACGGGTGCCACGAGAACTATCTGGTGGGACGTCACGGGGAGTTCAGCCGCCTCGCCGACGTGCTCATCCCGTTCCTCGTGACCCGCCAGATCATCTGCGGCGCCGGCAAGGTGCTACTGACGCCGCGCGGCGCGGTCTACTGCGTCAGCCAGCGGGCGGAGCACATCTGGGAAGGGGTCTCGTCGGCGACGACCCGCAGCCGCCCGATCATCAACACCCGCGACGAGCCGCACGCCGACGCCGAGCGATTCCGCCGGCTGCACGTGATCGTCGGTGACAGCAACATGTCCGAGACGACGACCTTGCTGAAGATCGGTACGACGGACCTGGTGCTGCGCATGATCGAGGCCGGCGTCGTGATGCGCGACCTCACGCTCGAGAACTCGATCCGCGCGATCCGCGAGATCAGTCACGACATGACCGGTCGTCGTACCGTCAAGCTCGCCAACGGGCGCGAAGCCAGTGCCCTCGACATCCAACAGGAGTACTTCGCCAAGGCACGTGACTTCGTCGAGCGGCGCGGCGACGACGCGACGTCGCGCCGGGTGCTCGAGCTGTGGGAGCGGACCCTCAAGGCGGTCGAGTCGCAGGACCTGAGCCTGATCGACCGGGAGATCGACTGGGTGATCAAGTACCAGCTCGTCGAGCGGTATCGCGCCAAGCACGGCCTCGCGCTGTCCTCGCCCCGCATCGCGCAGCTCGACCTCACCTACCACGACGTCAATCGACGGCGCGGGCTGTACTACCTGCTCGAACGCCACGGCGCGGTCGACCGGGTGACCACCGATCTGAAGATCTTCGAGGCGAAGTCGGTGCCGCCGCAGACCACTCGGGCGCGGCTGCGCGGGGACTTCATCCGGCGGGCTCAGGAGAAGCGACGCGACTTCACCGTCGACTGGGTCCACCTCAAGCTCAATGACCAGGCTCAGCGCACCGTTCTGTGCAAGGACCCGTTCCGCGCGGTCGACGATCGAGTGGAGAAGCTCATCGCCTCCATGTAG
- a CDS encoding DUF3866 family protein — protein sequence MIRWREGSVVAVVRDRPGARELTVATVDGELTALAYPRLVGTPEVGDRVLLNTTAVALGLGTGGFAMVVAIPDRLPADLDEPGHVVKARYTPLQATVLAVDEQDSPAHATLRDADSIDGMPVVVADLHSALTPILAGLRERMAGARAVYVMTDGGALPLGFSRSVDDLTSAGWLAATVTVGQAFGGDVEAVTLHTGLLAARGVLGADLAIVTQGPGNLGTGTRWGFSGVASGEAVNATAVLGGRPVAALRISEADRRERHRGVSHHSLTALGRVALAPADVVVPRLAGAIGEAVADAARPLSPPHRLVDVGVDGLREVIAAAPGRVSTMGRGLDEDPAYFLGCAAAGRHAATLL from the coding sequence AGCTCACCGTGGCGACGGTGGACGGCGAGCTGACCGCGCTCGCCTACCCGCGGCTCGTCGGGACTCCCGAGGTCGGCGACCGGGTGCTGCTGAACACCACCGCGGTCGCGTTGGGGTTGGGCACCGGCGGGTTCGCCATGGTGGTCGCTATCCCTGACCGGCTGCCCGCCGACCTCGACGAGCCCGGTCACGTGGTCAAGGCGCGCTACACGCCGTTGCAGGCGACCGTGCTGGCCGTGGACGAGCAGGACTCCCCCGCGCACGCCACGTTGCGCGACGCCGATTCGATCGACGGGATGCCGGTCGTCGTTGCCGACCTCCACTCCGCGCTCACGCCGATCCTTGCCGGGCTGCGGGAGCGGATGGCGGGCGCACGCGCGGTGTACGTGATGACCGACGGCGGTGCGCTCCCCCTTGGGTTCTCGCGCTCGGTCGACGATCTGACGTCGGCGGGGTGGCTGGCCGCGACCGTGACGGTGGGTCAGGCGTTCGGTGGCGATGTCGAGGCGGTGACGCTGCACACCGGGCTGCTCGCCGCCCGCGGTGTGCTCGGGGCGGACCTCGCGATCGTGACGCAAGGCCCGGGCAACCTCGGCACCGGCACCCGCTGGGGGTTCAGCGGGGTGGCCAGCGGTGAGGCGGTCAACGCGACGGCGGTGCTCGGCGGCCGTCCGGTCGCCGCGCTGCGGATCAGCGAGGCGGACCGTCGCGAGCGCCATCGTGGGGTGTCCCACCATTCGCTCACCGCGCTCGGCCGGGTTGCGCTCGCACCGGCCGACGTCGTCGTACCGCGCCTTGCGGGAGCGATCGGCGAGGCGGTCGCCGACGCCGCCCGGCCGCTGTCACCGCCGCACCGGCTCGTCGACGTCGGCGTCGACGGGCTGCGGGAGGTGATCGCGGCAGCACCCGGACGGGTGTCGACGATGGGCCGCGGCCTCGACGAGGACCCGGCGTACTTTCTCGGCTGCGCCGCCGCCGGCCGCCACGCCGCCACCCTCCTCTAG